AGCAGGTATTGCGGCCAGCCCCGGCCATGCAGGTGCAGGACGCGCAGTCCCCTGCGGCCGAGCAGGATTCCGGCGATGCGTGCCCCGGGGGCATCGCCGGCGATGATCAGGTCGTAATGCTGATTGGCCATGATTCATCCTTCCGGCAGGTTCTCTTCCGACCAGAGCTCGATTCCGTGCTGTTCGAGAAGGGCCGCGGCAACGCCCATTCCGGGGACAACCCGTTCTTCCAGGTAAATGTGGCGGCTGCCGCAGGAGGGGCTGCGTTCCTTGAAAATAGCGCGCCGGCAGCCGCACAGCCGGGCAATCGCCAGCGTCTGTCCGGCTCCCTTGAGGAAGAGGCTGCTGACCGGTTGCTGCAATTCGTTGCGGACCTCGCCGTCACCGTTGAGCAGTGACCGCCCGTCACCGCGGGTAAAACGGGTTTGGGGGCGCGGCGTGGGCAGACCGGCGAGCTGTTCCGGGCAGACCGGTATCGGAATCAGGTTGTGCCGCTGTAGAAAGACGCGAACGGCGCTGTTGGCTTTGCATCTGCCGTCGTAGCGGGTCGGCAGACCGAGGAGACAGCTGCTGACAAGAATCGGTTCCGCCTTGCGCTCGCTCATGGCCGTTTGGTCAGTCGTCCAGCGGGGGGTTGATCAGGCTCGCCCGCAGGGGGGAGACCGATGGGGTGATGCGGACCCTGCGGCCCTCGATCCGCAGTCGCCCTTCGGCGAACAGTTGAATGGCGCGGGGGTAGATACGGTGTTCCTCGACCAGAATGCGGGCGGCGAGGCTCTCCTCGTCGTCATCTTCCAGGACCGGAACCACAGCCTGCAGGATGATCGGCCCGGTGTCGACACCGCCGTCGACGAAATGAACCGTGCAGCCGGAAAAACGGGCGCCGTATTCAATCGCTTTGCGCTGCACGTGCAGGCCGGGAAAGGCCGGCAACAGGGCGGGGTGAATGTTGATGATGCGTCCGGGAAAGGCTTCGAGGAAGACGTCGCTGATCAACCGCATGAAACCGGCCAGGACCACCAGTTCAACCCCTGCCTGCTGCAGTGCGGAGACGACCCGGTGATCGAAGTCGGCGCGACTGCTGAACTGTCGATGATCGATGCAGAGGGTGGTGATGTCGGCGGCCGCGGCACGTTCCAGGCAACCGGCGCCGGGGTTGTTGCTGATCACCAGCGCGATGGAGGCATCCAGGCTGCCGTCCCGGCAACGGTCGATGATCGCCTGCAGATTGGTGCCGCTTCCTGAGGCCAGGACGCCGATTTTCAGTTTGCCGGACATGGCCCGTTAATCTCCGACACCATGCAGGATGACCTGTTCTTCGCCGTCTTTACAGAGGGAGACGGTACCGATCTGCCAGGCCTGTTCCTCCAGGCCGCCGAGCCGGACCAGGATGTCGTCGGCCTGCGCGGCGGGAACGATCAGCACCATGCCGATACCGTAGTTGAAGGTCCGGTACATCTCCTGCGGGGCGATGTTGCCGCCTTCGCGCAGTCGTTCAAAAATAGCCGGTTTGGGCCAGACGGTGGTGTCGATGTCGACCCGGCAGTGGCGCGGCAGCACCCGCGGGACATTTTCCAGCAGGCCGCCGCCGGTGATATGGGCCATCCCCTTGATTTCGAAATCCCGCAGCAGGTTGAGGATCGATTTGACGTAGATCCGGGTCGGGGTGATCAGTTCTTCACCGAGGGTGCCTTCCAGGCCGTCAAGGCGGGCATCGAGGGAGAGCCCCATGGTTTCGAGAAAAACCTTGCGGGCCAGGGAGTAACCGTTGGAGTGCAGACCGCTCGAGCCGATGCCGATGACCAGATCTCCGTCGGTAATGGCTGACCCGTCGATGATGCTGTTGTTGTCGACCACGCCGACCGTGAAGCCGGCCAGATCGTATTCCCCGTTGCCGTACATGCCCGGCATTTCCGCTGTTTCGCCGCCGATCAGGGCACAGCCGGACTGCACACAACCTTCGGAGATGCCGGCAACGATTTCGGCCGCCTTCTCCGGTGCCAGCTTTCCGGTCGCCAGGTAGTCGAGGAAGAAGAGCGGCTCGGCCCCCTGGACGATGATGTCATTGACGCACATGGCCACCAGGTCGATGCCGACGGTGTCGTGTTTGTCAAGCATGAAGGCCAGCTTCAGCTTGGTGCCGACGCCATCGGTCGAGGACACCAGAACCGGGTTCTGATACTTGCCGGTATTGAGCGAAAAGAGGCCTCCGAAGCCGCCGATGTCGGTCAGTACTTCGGGCCGCGAAGCTGCCTTGACCAGGGGCTTGATCAATTGCACGAAACGATTGCCGGCATCGATATCGACGCCGGCATCCTTGTAGGTCATCTGCTTGTCTCTGGACAAGGTGGAACTCCTCTGGCTGAAGCCTGAATCAGTGAGCACTTTTGTCGGCGGATAGCACAAGCAGGCCAAGCACTTGCACTCTCCATCCAACAGGAACTCACGGATTCAGGCGAAGTGGACCCTTTTTTAAATCAATGTTGCCGGGGTGTCAATGCTGAATCCGCCTCCTGCGGCCGGACAAAGAGTCTCGGACAGATTGCAACAATCCTTTACAGAGAGCTGTGGCTCAACTATCATGCTGTCTCGCCATGAACAGACTGTACATCCGCCGCCTGACGGCTGACGATCTTGAAAAGATTACCGCACTTGAGCGTCGTTGTCAGCCTCACCCCTGGAGTCAGGAGCTTTTTTGCCGGGAACTGGGCAACCCGGTGGCACGTTTCCATGTGGCGGAACTCGACGGCAGTATTGCCGGTTACCTGTGCTGCTGGCAGATCGGTGACGAACTGGAAATCCACAACGTCGCAACCGATCCCGATTATCGGCGTCGCGGGATTGCCCGCCGTCTGCTGGCGGAGGTTCTTGCCGATCCCGGAGTGGCCCGTGCCTTCCTTGAAGTCCGGAGCGGCAACCGGGGCGCCATCGCCCTCTACCGGGCACTCGGGTTCCGGGTTTCCGATTGTCGCCGGGGCTATTATCACGACGGCGAGGACGCCCTGTTGATGGACTGGCGGAGACCCGACCCGGATTGTTAGCCTTGCAGGCTGATAAAAAACGCCCATCTGCGGCGTTGTCCTTCCCCCGCGTCAACGACGTACCTTCCGGTACGCCTTATGCCGCGGGTGTGTGGACGCCTTGCATCTGGACATTTTTGCTCAGCCTGGGGAAAACACCTTGCCGGCGTTGACCCTTTTGCAAAACCAGGAGAGACTGTTTCATGTCAAACTTCAAGACCCGAATCCTGGCCAACCAGGAGATATCCCCCGGTTACTGGCGCATGCGGATTCAGGCTCCCGGTGCTGTTGCCGATTGCCGTGCCGGCCAGTTTCTGATGTTCCGGGTGCAGTTGTCGCTGCTGCCGCTGCTGCGCCGCCCCTTCGGCATCTTCCGTACCGGGTTTCAACCTTCGGATGTTGATGGCCTGCCGCCGGTTGAATACCTGGAAATTCTCTACAAAGTGGTCGGCCAGGGGACGGCCATGATGAGCGAACTGCACCATGGTGATCGGGTGGAGATTCTCGGGCCCCTGGGGCGCGGTTTCGATGGCGGCGAGCCGGGACGGCGCAAAATCCTTGTCGGCGGCGGTATCGGTCTGGTTCCTCTCTATATGCTCGCCGAGCAGCTGGTCGACGGCAGCGAAGTCAGGCTGCTGATGGGGGGGCGCACCCGTGACGATATCATCGTCGTGACCGAGTTCGAACGTCTCGGCGTGCAGACCTACGTTTCAACCGAAGACGGCAGCCTAGGCGATCGCGGCCTGGTGACCGCGGTTCTGCAGCAGCAGCTCGACGCTGATCCCGACGCCGAAGTCTTTGCCTGCGGACCGCTGCCGATGCTCGAAGCGGTTTATGGCATCTGCCGTCAGCGCCAGGTGCCGCTGCAGGTGTCGCTGGAAGCCCTGATGGCCTGCGGGGTCGGCGCCTGTCTCGGTTGCGTGGTCAAGGGTGTCGGCCATTCCGAAACCAGTCCGCGCTTTCTCTGTACCTGTAAGGAAGGTCCGGTTTTCCGTGCAGAACAACTGGCCTGGGACCGCCTGGACCGGACCGAAGGCACTTGCGAGGGATGTAAATGATGTCGCAGCAATCAACGGCCAAAGTCTCCCTGGCGGTGGAAATCGCCGGACTGCGGATGAAAAATCCGGTCATGCCGGCGTCGGGAACCTTCGGTTATGGTGAAGAGTTCGCCCCCTATCTCGATCTCAACCGGCTTGGCGCGATTGTCACCAAGGGCCTGTCGCTGCGGCCCAAGGCCGGCAATCCGACCCCGCGCATCTGTGAAACGGTCAGCGGCATGCTCAACGCCATCGGCCTGCAGAATGTCGGGGTGGATGCCTTTATCGAACACAAGATGCCCTTCCTGCGGGAAATCAATACCCCGGTGATTGCCAACTTCTTCGGCAATACCTTGGAGGAATACGGCGAGGTCGCCCGACGGCTGAACGAGATTCCCGAACTGGCGGCGGTTGAGCTGAATATTTCCTGTCCCAACGTCAAGCAGGGAGGGATTGTCTTCGGTACCGATCCGCAGGCCGCCCACCAGGCGGTCGACGTGGTGCGGAAGAATCTCGACAAACCGCTGATTGTCAAGCTGACGCCGAACGTCACCGATATTACCGTGATCGCCCGGGCGGTGGCCGATGCCGGCGCCGACGCGGTCAGCTGCATCAATACCCTGACCGGCATGTCGATTGACGTGCGCCGAAGGAAGCCGAAAATTGCCAACCGCACCGGTGGGCTGTCGGGACCGGCGATCCGCCCGGTTGCCGTTCGCATGGTGTACCAGGTGGTGCAGGCGGTCGCTATCCCGGTGATCGGTGTCGGCGGCATCAGCAGCGCCGAGGATGCCCTCGAATTCCTCATCGCCGGGGCGCAGGCGGTGCAGGTCGGTACCGCCAACTTCGTCGATCCGGATGCCATGCAGCAGGTGATCGACGGCCTGGAACGGTTCTGCATAGAGGAGGGAATCGCGGACATCCGGGAGCTGATCGGCAGTCTTGAGGTATAATTTCTTTCAGGATTTCGGCGGAAGGGGACAGTCCCCTTAGCTGAGGGGGACTTCCCCTTGTTCCCGGCGATACCTAAACCCTGAATCAGTGAGCTCCTTGTCGGCGTATAGCACAAGTCATTGATCTGTCTGAGCTTCCCAAAAATCACCAGCGAACCTATGGGTGCGCTTCAGATTTTTGCAAAGCTCATTCAGACCAAGCACTTGCACTCTCCATCCAACAGAAACTCACTGATTCAGGTAAACTGCCCAGTGCCCGGCGCCCAGTGCCCGGCGCCCGGCGCGAAGCGCCCTATGGACGTTATCACCACCCACATCAATGCCGATTTCGACTGTCTTGGCGCCATGGTGGCAGCGCGCAAGCTGTACCCGGACGCCGAGATGGTTTTTCCCGGCTCGCAGGAACGCAACCTGCGGGAATTCTTCCTGCGCAGCACCATCTACGCCTACGACTTCAAGCGCCTGCGCGACATCGATATGGAGCAGGTCGAACGGCTGATCCTGGTCGACGTCCGGCAGTCGGACCGCATCGGACCTTTCGGCGAGGTCGCCCGCCGGCCCGGTGTTGAGGTGCATATCTACGATCATCATCCGACCGGACCCGGCGACCTCCATGGGACTTATGAAGTGATCAGGCCGGTGGGGTCAACCGTTACGCTCTTCTGCCAGTTGTTCGCCGAACAGCAGATCCGTCCCGATGCCGATGAGGCGACGCTGATGATGCTCGGTCTCTATGAAGATACCGGCAGCCTGCAGTTCAGTTCCACCACCCGCGCCGATTTCGAAGCCGCCGCCTTTCTGCTCGATTGCGGCGCGGCGCTCTCCGCGGTCGCGGATTTTCTGACTCAGGAGTTGACCGCCGACCAGGTCGGGCTGCTGCACCAGTTGCTGCAGAACCGCCAGATCCTGACTGTCAACGGTCATGAGATCTGCATCAGTCAGGCGACCAGTGAACAGTATGTCGGTGACCTGGCGGTGCTGGCGCACAAGCTCAAGGATATGGAGAATCTTGACGCCCTGATCATCGCGGTGCGGATGGCGGACCGGATTTTTCTGGTCGGCCGGTCGCGTATCCCCGAGGTCCATGTCGGCGCCATTCTCGAGGAATTCGGTGGTGGCGGTCATCCCTTCGCCGCTTCGGGCACCGTGCGCGACCAGACGCTGGTTCAGGTACTTGACCGTCTGCCGCAGGTTCTGCAGCGCCAGGTCCGTCCGCGCTGGCTGGCCGGGCAGCTGATGTCCAGCCCGGTCAAGTCGGTCGCCGCCGGGGAAACCATCGGCACCGCGCGTGAATTGTTGAATCGTTACAATGTCAATGTCCTGCCGGTACTCGATGACACCGGTCAGGTTGTCGGCCTGATCAGTCGGCAGACGGTCGACAAGGCGGCCCATCACGGCCTTCAGGCCCATTCGGTCGGCAGCTACATGGATGGTTCTTTCACCACGGTCAGTCCCGAAACGCCGCTGCACCAGCTGCAGGAACTGATCGTGGCCGACAACCAGCGCCTGGTGCCGGTTGTCGAGGAGGGGCGGCTGGTCGGGGTATTGACTCGCACCGATCTGTTGCGGCAGCTGCTTTCCTTTGAACAGCACCCGCACGGGCAGGCGCTTCCGGGGCAACGCCGGATGGGCGGTCCATGGCTGAAAAAAAAGCAGCTCGGACGGTTCATGCGCGAACGTCTGCCGCGGGATCTCCAGCAGCGGCTGCGCAGTTTCGGTCGGGTCGGTGAAGAGCTGGGGGCGCAGGTCTACCTGGTTGGCGGCATGGTCAGGGACCTGCTGCTGCGGCAGGATAATTTTGATGTCGACCTGGTGGTGGAAGGAGACGGCATCGCTTTTGCCCGCGAAATCGCCGCCCGGGAAGGCTGTCGGTTGCGGACCCATCAGAAATTCGGCACCGCGGTGCTGATCTTTGCTGATGGATTCAAGGTCGATGTCGCCTCGGCGCGGATGGAGTACTACCAGCAGCCGGCGGCGCTGCCGACGGTTGAATATGCCTCGATCAAGCTGGACCTGTTCCGGCGGGATTTCACCATCAACACCCTGGCCATCGCCCTGAACGAGGGCAGTTTCGGCGAACTGCTGGATTTCTTCGGCGGCCAGCGGGACCTCAAGGACCGCGCCGTGCGGGTGCTGCACAATCTCAGTTTTGTCGAGGACCCGACCCGTGTCTATCGGGCGGTTCGTTTTGAACAGCGCCTCGGGTTCCGCATGGGGCGGCCGACCGAACACCTGCTGCGCAGTGCCGTGCGCCAGGGGTTCATCGAACGGGTCGGCGGTAATCGCCTGTTTCGCGAACTGGAGCTGATTCTACGGGAACCCGATCCCTGGCCGGCTATCCAGCGGATGGCTGATCTTGACCTGCTCAAGTACATTCATCCGAATCTGAAAGTCGATGCCCGGATGCCGGGGCTGGTGGCTGAAACCCGCAGGGTTGTTCACTGGTATCAATTACTCTACCTGCATCAACCCTGTGAACCCTGGTTGGTTTTTCTGCTCAGCCTGACGGCCAGGCTCGACGATGACAGCATGCTCGGGATGTGCCGTCGACTGAAGGTGGCCCCCCGCTTCCTGGACCTGTTGTGCGAGCAGCGTCGTGCTGCCAAGAAGGTGCTGGCCGGGCTCAGGCGCCGGGTGAGGCGCGGAACAGAACCGAAAGCGAGTGATCTGTACCGGATGCTTCGCCCGCTGGACAGCGAGATGCTGCTTTTCCTGATGGCCCTGGGCGATGACAGTATCCGCCAGTGGGTGGGACACTATCTCTCCAGCCTGCAGCAGGTCCGCTGTGAATTGAACGGCCATGACCTCGAACGGCTCGGCCTTCCTCCCGGCCCCCTGTTCCGGGAGATTCTCGATACCCTGCTTGCCGGGCGCCTCAATGGCCGTCTGCACAGCCGCGATGATGAACTGGCCCTGGTGCGAAAACGTTTTCTGCGTTGCCGTTCCGAACCAGGTGCCACCGTTGATTGACTTGTCCCGGGCGGTTTGCTAAAACCTGATGGCGTCGCAAAAACTCACCAGCAGCTGCGTTGCTGCGCTTGTCTTGCTGCTTCGACGTACGTCAGTGCGCCTCATTGCCCGACAAACGCACGCCTTGCTGCCTCAGCCAACAACATTACGTTGTTGCGAAAGCATCAAAACCTGAACAACCTTTCGCTGCCGATTGCCGGCACAGCCCTCAACCCTGTCGAGAAAGATCACCGCTTTTGGAAACCCTGATTGCCAAAATCTCGATCATGCTGGTACCGGCCCTGTTTGCCATCACCCTGCATGAGGTCGCCCACGGATTTGTCGCGGAAAAACTGGGCGACCCGACGGCGCGACTGCTGGGGCGGTTGACCCTCAACCCTTTCCGCCATCTCGACCCGATCGGCACCCTGGCCCTGGTGCTGTTCGGCTTCGGCTGGGCACGGCCGGTACCGGTCAATTTCGGCAACCTTCGCAACCCGCGCCAGGGAATGGTCCTGGTGGCGTTGGCCGGTCCGGCGGCCAACCTGTTGATCGCCGTACTCTCGGCCCTGTTGCTGCGGGTGGTTTTTCTTTACGGTGGACGTTTTGCCGGCGACATGGCCTTCGACCATGTTCTGCAACCGGTTGCCCTGATGATCGCCTCCAGTCTTTTCATCAATGTTCTGCTCGGTATCTTCAATCTCTTTCCTTTACCGCCTCTCGACGGTGGTCGGGTGATGGTCGGTCTGCTGCCGGAACGTTACGGCATGCAGCTGGCGCGGCTGGAACCGTTCGGTTTCGTTCTGGTCCTGGTCCTGATCTTCTACACCCCGATCTGGAGCGGGTTTCTCGGCCCGTTGATCTGGTCCCTGGTCGCCGTACTTTCCGGTCCGGCGGCCCCGGTGGTTCATCAGATGGCCGGCATCCTGGTTGGGCGGTAGCGATGAACCTTGATATCAAGCTGGAGAATTTCGAGGGGCCGCTTGATCTGCTGCTGCACCTGATCAAAAAGAATGAAATGGAGATCTGGGATATCCAGGTTACCCGCATTACCGAGCAGTATCTCGCGATCCTTGACGCCATGCACCATATGAACCTCGATGTCGCCGGTGAATTTCTGGTGATGGCCTCAACCCTGCTGTACATCAAATCGAAGCTGCTGCTGCCGCCGTCGGAAGATGAACTGGTCGAAGAGGAAGAGGAAGATCCGCGCGCCGAACTGGTCAGACGTCTGCTTGAATACCAGAAATACAAGGACGCCGCCCTTGATCTCGATGAGCGTGAACTGCTCGGTCGTGATGTCTTTGCCCGCAAGTTCACCGCTCCCGAGCTGGCCGTGGAAGAGGAAGATGCCGGTTTCTACGAGGTCGGTATCTATGACCTGGTCGAGGCATTGCAGGATATTCTCGCCCGGGCGCCGCGGGATGTTGCCCATGAGGTCGGGCTGGAACAGGTTTCGATTGCCGAACGCATCAACCATATCCTCGGCCTGTTGAGTGGTTGCGACAGTCTGGCCTTCAGCGATCTGTTTCAGGAGAAACCGCGCCGCAATGACGTCATTGCCACATTTCTGGCGATGCTGGAACTGGTCAAGATGCGCACCGTCAAACTGATGCAGAATGATCGTTGCGGTTCGATCTGGCTTTTTCCGATTGCCGATGCCGAGCCCCTGAATGGTTCCCTGCCGGAGGAGGACAGCCTTGGATATCACTGATCTGAAAGGAATGCTGGAAGCGATGGTGTTCGTTTCCGATGTCCCGCTCAAGGCTGACCGGTTGGCCGAACTGGTCGCCTGTGACCGCGCTCTGGTGCAATCCGCCCTGCAGGAACTGGCCGAAGAGTATCACCGGCGTGACGGTGGCATCAGGCTGGCCGAGGTTGCCGGCGGTTACCAGTTCCGCACCGCGGCCCGTCATGTCGAGGCGGTGCGACAGCTCAATTGCAGCAAACCGTTCCGGTTTTCCCGGGCGGCACTGGAGAGCCTGGCCATCATCGCCTATCGTCAGCCGGTAACTCGTGGTGATGTCGAGTATCTGCGGGGGGTCGATTCCGGCGGGGTGATCAAGACTCTGCTTGACAAACACCTGATCCGTATTCTTGGCAAGAAGGAAGTTGCCGGCAGACCCTTGATTTACGGCACCACGCGCGAATTCCTGGAGGTGTTCGGTCTGCGCAGTCTCAATGATCTGCCGACTCTGAAGGAATTCAGTGAAATTGATCTCGATCAGGAAATTGCCGATCTTCCGTTGCCGTTTACGGCCGATGATCAGGCTGCAGAGGAGTCGTCGGTCTGAGCCGGCGGTGTGATTGCCATGGCGGAACGCCTGCAGAAAGTCATCGCCGCGGCCGGTCTCTGTTCGCGGCGCACCGCCGAGGAATGGATCCGGGCGGGGCGGGTTACGGTCAACGGGGAGATGCCCAATCTCGGTTGCCGGGTTGATCCCGCCGTTGACGTGGTGCTGGTGGACGGCCGACCGTTGCCGGGAGCGGCTGAAAAAGTCACCCTGCTGCTCAATAAACCGACTGGTTGCGTGACCACCGTCAGCGACCCGCAGGGTCGGCGAACCGTCCTCGACCTGCTGCCGCCGCATCTGCCGCGGCTGTTCCCGGTGGGTCGCCTCGATTACAATACCGAAGGGCTGCTGCTGCTGACCAACGACGGTGAACTGGCCCAGCATCTTGCTCACCCGCGTCACAAGGTGGAAAAAACCTACCTGGTTCGAATCCGGGGTGCGGTGACCGCGGAGATCCGTCGCAAGCTGGAGCGTGGCGTGGCGCTTGCTGACGGGATCACGGCTCCGGCCGTGGTTCGCGTCCGGGGTAGTTCGGGGGGGCACGCCTGGCTGGAAATCACGATCCGTGAAGGACGCAATCGGCAGGTTCGCAGGATGTGTGAAGCGGTCGGTTTGTCGGTCAGCCGGTTGAAGCGCATCCGCCTGGGATTTCTGGATCTGGGCGACCTGCCGACCGGAAAAATGCGGATTTTGAATGCCGGGGAGATCGATCGTTTGAAAAGCCTTTAGAACTTGTCATAATATGAATCCTGAATCCGTGAGCCCCTTGTCGGCGGATAGCGCCAGTCATTGACCTGCCTGAGCTTCCCAGAAATGACCAGCGAACCTGTGGGTGCGCTTTAAATTTTTGGCAATCCCATTCAGGCCAAGCACTTACGCTCTCCATCCGACAGGAACCCACCGATTCGGGAAAATGATCGGATTTGATACCTAAGCTTTTCCGGAGGAGGGAACCTCATGTCGATCCGCCTTGACTACACCAATATGCTTGCTGACGCCATCGGTGAACCTTGCGGCATCAGCCCGAATGAACTGGATGCCCTGCGGAAACCCGCCCAGGCCATCCATCAGGACTTGATGCAGCGCCGTGAGCAGGGCCTGCTGCCGTTTTACGACCTGCCGTTTGATCGCGTGGTGCTGGAATCTGTGAAACAACTGGGCGACCAGTTGGCCGGACGCTGCAGCCATTTCGTCGTGCTGGGAATCGGCGGTTCGGCCCTCGGCACCCTGGCGCTCTTTCGCGCCCTGCGTCCTCTTTATCACAACCTGCTGCCTGCTGTTGAACGGGATGGGCGGCCCCGGTTGCTGATCCTCGACAATGTTGATCCGGCCGGTTTCGGTGAAGCTCTCGACCTGCTGACTCCCGATGAAACCATCTTCTGCGTTATTTCCAAGTCGGGCTCCACGGTGGAGACCAGCTGTCAGCTGATGATCGCCCGACATTGGCTGGAAACCGCTCTCGGTGACCGCTGGCGCGATCACCTGGTCGTGATTACCGATCCCGAGTCCGGCAGCTTGCGTGAATTGGCGGAGCGTGAACAGTTGACCAGCTGTGCCATCCCGAGTGGTGTCGGTGGTCGTTTTTCCGTTCTGACTCCGGTCGGCCTGTTGCCGCTGGCCGTTGCCGGGGTTGATATCGACGCCCTGCTTGCCGGCGCGGCCGAGATGGAGGAACGGGCCACCCGCTCCGATCTGCTGGAAAATCCCGCTTATCTCAATGCCGCCCTGCAGGTCCTGTCCTATCGCAAGGGGCAGCATATCTCCGTGTTGATGCCTTACAGTGACCGGTTGCGCGATATTGCCGACTGGTATCGTCAGCTCTGGGCCGAGAGCCTCGGCAAGCGAACAGCTCTCGATGGCAGCCGGGTGCATGTCGGCCCCACACCGGTCAAGGCGCTCGGAACGACAGATCAGCATTCCCAGGTACAACTCTACATGGAGGGGCCCTTCGACAAGGTGGTGACCTTTCTCGCGGTCGAAGACTATGGTCGGGACCTGGTCTTCCCGGCGTTTCCCGGAGCCGGGCATCTTGATTACCTTTCCGGACGCAGCATGACCGAGCTGATCCAAGCCGAACAGCAGGCCACGGCGGCTGCCCTGACCAGTAACGGCCGGCCCAACTGCACCCTGACCCTGGACCGGGTTTCTCCACAGAATGTCGGTGGCCTCGTTTACCTGTTCGAGGTACAGACGTTGTTCGCCGGTGGATTGTTCGGCGTTGACCCGCTGGATCAACCCGGTGTCGAGGAAGGAAAGAAGTATACATACGGGTTGATGGACCGTCCCGGGTTCGAGGACATGAAGCAACGTTTCGAATCGATTGTCGGTGGCGTAACTAGGCGCCAACTCTAGCAAAAATTGTTATTGATCGCTTGACAGATCAATGCCTGTTGGTTTAAATTTCTACTTTACTTTGTGTGTTTTTGCGATCCGAGGGATAGTCCGTGTCGAATAAAGCAAAACTTCTCGCGTCCGCGCAAAAGAACCTCCAGAAAGGACAGGTCGCCAAGGCGATCCGGGATTTCCAGAAAATCGTGGAAATCGATCCCAAGGATATCCGCAGCCGGCAGAAACTGGCCGAACTTTACAGCCGTGCCCACCAACTCGATAATGCCCTCGAAGAATATGAAGCCGTTGCCAGGTACTATTCAGAAAATGGGTTCTACCTGAAAGCGATCGCTGTTTACAAGCAGATGCAGAAGCTCGATGAGGGCCAGATCAAAATTTATCATCGGCTTGCTGAGCTGAATGAAAAGCAGGGTCTGATCGGTAATGCCCTGGCCGAATATCGCAGCCTGGTGGCTTATTATGAGCAGCACCAGATGGCCGCCGAGGCGATCAGCGTGCTGCAGAAAATGAAAGAGCTTGAACCTGAGAATCTCAATGTCCTGGTCAAATATGCCGAGTCCTGTGCCTGCAGCGGGATGCGCGATAAGGCGCGGGAGGAATTTCAGGAAGTTCTGCAACGGCTGCTGGAAAAGGATGATTTCGGTAAAATCCTGAATCTTTGCAATATGTTTCTGCCCTTTTTTCCGGAAGACCCGGAGATCCTTCTGCATAAGGGCGATGCTCTGATTCGTACCGGGCAACCGGCGGCCGGGATCGCCCTGCTCAAGCAGTTGCTGACCGGCGATGGCGAGGCGGAACAGGTGTTGCGTTGCCTTGCCCATG
The genomic region above belongs to Geothermobacter hydrogeniphilus and contains:
- a CDS encoding site-2 protease family protein; its protein translation is METLIAKISIMLVPALFAITLHEVAHGFVAEKLGDPTARLLGRLTLNPFRHLDPIGTLALVLFGFGWARPVPVNFGNLRNPRQGMVLVALAGPAANLLIAVLSALLLRVVFLYGGRFAGDMAFDHVLQPVALMIASSLFINVLLGIFNLFPLPPLDGGRVMVGLLPERYGMQLARLEPFGFVLVLVLIFYTPIWSGFLGPLIWSLVAVLSGPAAPVVHQMAGILVGR
- the scpB gene encoding SMC-Scp complex subunit ScpB, translated to MDITDLKGMLEAMVFVSDVPLKADRLAELVACDRALVQSALQELAEEYHRRDGGIRLAEVAGGYQFRTAARHVEAVRQLNCSKPFRFSRAALESLAIIAYRQPVTRGDVEYLRGVDSGGVIKTLLDKHLIRILGKKEVAGRPLIYGTTREFLEVFGLRSLNDLPTLKEFSEIDLDQEIADLPLPFTADDQAAEESSV
- a CDS encoding glucose-6-phosphate isomerase — translated: MSIRLDYTNMLADAIGEPCGISPNELDALRKPAQAIHQDLMQRREQGLLPFYDLPFDRVVLESVKQLGDQLAGRCSHFVVLGIGGSALGTLALFRALRPLYHNLLPAVERDGRPRLLILDNVDPAGFGEALDLLTPDETIFCVISKSGSTVETSCQLMIARHWLETALGDRWRDHLVVITDPESGSLRELAEREQLTSCAIPSGVGGRFSVLTPVGLLPLAVAGVDIDALLAGAAEMEERATRSDLLENPAYLNAALQVLSYRKGQHISVLMPYSDRLRDIADWYRQLWAESLGKRTALDGSRVHVGPTPVKALGTTDQHSQVQLYMEGPFDKVVTFLAVEDYGRDLVFPAFPGAGHLDYLSGRSMTELIQAEQQATAAALTSNGRPNCTLTLDRVSPQNVGGLVYLFEVQTLFAGGLFGVDPLDQPGVEEGKKYTYGLMDRPGFEDMKQRFESIVGGVTRRQL
- a CDS encoding segregation and condensation protein A translates to MNLDIKLENFEGPLDLLLHLIKKNEMEIWDIQVTRITEQYLAILDAMHHMNLDVAGEFLVMASTLLYIKSKLLLPPSEDELVEEEEEDPRAELVRRLLEYQKYKDAALDLDERELLGRDVFARKFTAPELAVEEEDAGFYEVGIYDLVEALQDILARAPRDVAHEVGLEQVSIAERINHILGLLSGCDSLAFSDLFQEKPRRNDVIATFLAMLELVKMRTVKLMQNDRCGSIWLFPIADAEPLNGSLPEEDSLGYH
- a CDS encoding CBS domain-containing protein, with protein sequence MDVITTHINADFDCLGAMVAARKLYPDAEMVFPGSQERNLREFFLRSTIYAYDFKRLRDIDMEQVERLILVDVRQSDRIGPFGEVARRPGVEVHIYDHHPTGPGDLHGTYEVIRPVGSTVTLFCQLFAEQQIRPDADEATLMMLGLYEDTGSLQFSSTTRADFEAAAFLLDCGAALSAVADFLTQELTADQVGLLHQLLQNRQILTVNGHEICISQATSEQYVGDLAVLAHKLKDMENLDALIIAVRMADRIFLVGRSRIPEVHVGAILEEFGGGGHPFAASGTVRDQTLVQVLDRLPQVLQRQVRPRWLAGQLMSSPVKSVAAGETIGTARELLNRYNVNVLPVLDDTGQVVGLISRQTVDKAAHHGLQAHSVGSYMDGSFTTVSPETPLHQLQELIVADNQRLVPVVEEGRLVGVLTRTDLLRQLLSFEQHPHGQALPGQRRMGGPWLKKKQLGRFMRERLPRDLQQRLRSFGRVGEELGAQVYLVGGMVRDLLLRQDNFDVDLVVEGDGIAFAREIAAREGCRLRTHQKFGTAVLIFADGFKVDVASARMEYYQQPAALPTVEYASIKLDLFRRDFTINTLAIALNEGSFGELLDFFGGQRDLKDRAVRVLHNLSFVEDPTRVYRAVRFEQRLGFRMGRPTEHLLRSAVRQGFIERVGGNRLFRELELILREPDPWPAIQRMADLDLLKYIHPNLKVDARMPGLVAETRRVVHWYQLLYLHQPCEPWLVFLLSLTARLDDDSMLGMCRRLKVAPRFLDLLCEQRRAAKKVLAGLRRRVRRGTEPKASDLYRMLRPLDSEMLLFLMALGDDSIRQWVGHYLSSLQQVRCELNGHDLERLGLPPGPLFREILDTLLAGRLNGRLHSRDDELALVRKRFLRCRSEPGATVD
- a CDS encoding pseudouridine synthase, yielding MAERLQKVIAAAGLCSRRTAEEWIRAGRVTVNGEMPNLGCRVDPAVDVVLVDGRPLPGAAEKVTLLLNKPTGCVTTVSDPQGRRTVLDLLPPHLPRLFPVGRLDYNTEGLLLLTNDGELAQHLAHPRHKVEKTYLVRIRGAVTAEIRRKLERGVALADGITAPAVVRVRGSSGGHAWLEITIREGRNRQVRRMCEAVGLSVSRLKRIRLGFLDLGDLPTGKMRILNAGEIDRLKSL